TTGATTGTGTACGTGCAGCCCACGCCCCCACAATCTCATCATTCAAATGGCTAGCCGCACGTTGGTTGGCAAAATCAATGTAACTCCGCAGCAGTTTATTAGAATCAGTGGCGGTTTCTGCCGTCAGCTTAATACTGTCGTTGAGTATTTTTTTGTCATCACGCGGCGTGAAAACAATATTATTCACCAGTTCATCAAGCAATGCCGCGTCTGCTCTGGCATCACCTTCTAAGCGTTGTTTGTAGTAATCACTTTGCAGCCAGAAGTCACGGCGGGTATCGTATGCCGCTAATTGAGTAATAAACTCGCTGTAGGCTTCATCAGAAATACCGGGTTGTTCACTGGCAACACCACTATTAATGCGAGTGTCCAGATTACGCAAAAACTGTTGCTGAGAATAAAAACCGCCCAGGTTATTCACTGTCGGTCTGTCGGTAATGGCCGTCGCACTCCACTGCTGTTTCACCAGATAGGAGATACCCAGCGCAATTGCGGCGAAAAGAATTGCCATCCCGATGATCCATACTTTGCCACGCCAAAGCGTACGGCACAGGCTACGAATATCTAATTCGTTATCCACAGTAGGCTCATTATGGGGAGATCCTGTTTTATCCGTCGACATAGATTCTGATTTCATCACTGCCTAAAAGCCTCTGATTAAGATTCATGCTTATTTTGCGATGCACGACGCATCCGGCGCTTCATACGCTTGATAAAACGTGCCACTCGCCATGCCCGTTTGATGCAGTAATCGTACAATAGAAATGCAAGCAAGAATAATGCCAACATAACCCATTCGGGGATGAATGTGAGCCGTTCACCAATAACACCAATCGCCGCTAATATCGCAGCAGCTAGGGTAATTAACACAAAAGCCTGCCGTGAGGTAAAACCAGCACGCATAATTAAATGATGGATATGCTGACGATCAGGAGAGAAAGGGCTCATCCCTTTACGTAGACGCCGGTACATAATGGCGATCATATCCATTAATGGGATAGCGATAATCCATAATGCAGTCACCGGATTAATCGGATGTGAATTCCCTTGCGTGGTTTGCAGCAGCATCCAAATGGCAGTGAAGCCAATTAACGTGCTGCCGGCATCCCCCATAAAGACCTTATAGCGACGCCCTAGCAACCCGAGGTTAAGCAAGATGTACGGCAAGATTGCAGCAATCATAGCGAAACACCATAACGCCAGTGCCATCTGCCCACTCTGATACAGCAAAGCACCCATGGCACCAAACGAGACGCAAGATAGGCCGCCGAGCAGACCATCTATACCATCCACCATATTGAAAGCATTGATCGCCGCCCAAACTGCGAATAACGTCACAACATAGCCGAAGGGGCCAAGTACCATTTCCCACGGGCCAAAAGTATGCCCTAGGCTACGTAAATAAAGCCCACCGATCGCCATCATGGCAATACCGACCATGGCTTGTACAAAGGCTCGGATCTTTACACTGATATCGAAACGATCATCTAGCGCACCGACAAAGACTAATAAACCGGCACAACCTAGATATAAACGGAAATGGGGAATCTGCTGATTGGTGATCAGAAAGGTAAAACAAATACCCGCGAACACGGATATACCGCCCACTAATGGGATCAAACCCTGGTGGCGTTTGCGATAGTTAGGTTTATCGACTAATCCAATTCTCTTGGCAACTTTGCGAGCAACAAATAAAAATGCCAATGAAAACAGGAATATAACAAATATCTCAGTACTCATAGTGAGTAAATTCACGTTTAACCGCTCTCTGCAAAAAGTTACATCAGCTTAGCATGTAGGTTGGCGCAAACCATGCCTTCGCCACGCTTTCAGTTATTTCTGAATATGATGACAGCCTTGCTTGTTATTCCCAACTCTATTTTTGGTATTTTCTCGTTGGCCCTAAGAATAAATACCAAAATAATCGTTAGTTTGATCTGGTTATCCACTAAATGAATTACAAACTCGGCTATCGTATATTCCAAAAGCAAAAAACGCCACGACGAGCGTGACGTTTTTAGTTAGTACGATAAAATTATGAGCGTCTCATATTATCGAAGAACTGATCGTTGGTTTTCGCGGTTGCCAGTTTGCTGATAAGGAACTCCATCGCATCGATTTCACCCATTGGATGAAGAATACGGCGCAAGATCCACATTTTTTGCAGCTCTTCAGTGGTAGTCAGCAACTCTTCTTTACGTGTACCCGAGCGGTTGAAATCAATCGCTGGGAAGACACGTTTCTCCGCAATTTTGCGGGACAAGTGCAGTTCCATGTTGCCTGTACCTTTAAATTCTTCATAGATGACTTCATCCATTTTAGAACCGGTATCAACCAACGCGGTGGCAATGATGGTCAGGCTTCCGCCCTCTTCAACATTACGTGCAGCACCGAAGAAACGCTTAGGGCGGTGTAAGGCGTTCGCATCCACACCACCGGTCAGCACTTTGCCTGAAGCAGGTACAACGGTGTTATAGGCACGAGCCAAACGGGTAATGGAGTCAAGCAAGATGATAACGTCTTTTTTGTGCTCAACCAGACGTTTTGCTTTTTCAATCACCATTTCAGCGACTTGAACGTGACGGGATGCTGGTTCATCAAAGGTAGAAGCAATTACTTCACCTTTAACCAGACGTTGCATCTCGGTGACTTCTTCCGGACGTTCGTCAATCAGCAAGACCATCAATACGCAATCAGGGTGGTTATAAGCGATGCTGGTCGCAATATTTTGCAACAGCATGGTTTTACCCGCTTTAGGCGGTGCCACAATCAGACCACGTTGACCACGACCGATTGGCGATGCCAAATCCAGTACGCGAGCAGTTAAATCTTCTGTCGAACCGTTACCACGTTCCATACGCAAACGAGAGTTAGCATGTAGTGGGGTTAAGTTTTCGAACAGGATTTTGTTACGGGCGTTTTCCGGTTTGTCATAGTTAACTTCGTTAACTTTCAACAATGCAAAATAACGCTCACCTTCTTTAGGCGGACGAATCTTACCGGCAACGGTATCACCAGTGCGAAGGTTGAAACGGCGAATTTGGCTTGGGGATACATAGATGTCGTCGGGACCGGCGAGGTAGGAGCTGTCTGCAGAGCGGAGGAAACCAAATCCATCCTGCAATATCTCCAACACACCGTCACCGAAGATATCTTCTCCACTTTTCGCATGCTGCTTAAGAATAGAGAAAATAATATCTTGTTTACGCATCCGGGCTAGGTTTTCCAGCCCCATATTTTCGCCAAGTGTTATCAGATCAGAAACCGGCGTGTTCTTTAATTCGGTAAGATTCATAATGGTGGGTTCTTAAACTCGGGGTATGTCTCGAACTATGGTCGTGAATGGTATGGCAGCGTCATCCGTGCCTGTTTAATGGGACATTCAATCACCGGCCTTGGACAAACTACGCAAGCAATCACTTACGCGAGATTTGCGCGACTCAACGGTAAAAAGATTGAAAGTGCCTTCGACTGATTTTGTAAAACCGTTAGACTGTCAAAAAACTGATTGAGCTCATAATTATTCTCAACACACATTATTTCGACATAGAGTAAATCTTAGATTCAAACTTAATAGATACTACAGATCTAATAGGTACTACAGATTTAATAGGTACTAAAGAATTAAGCTAGATGCTACAAACCCGGATTGAATACACAGGAAAGTTTTATACGCAGTGAAGTAAACTTAACACGCTTCTTTGCAGGCGTCTAGCGGTCAGTGTGAGAAATCACAACTGCCGCTACACACCCAGCTATACCTACCCTCTTTCAAGGTACTGCCGCATTGACTGCTCACTGCATTCCGGCTCACTGATAGGCTGTTAGCTTATCGGAATTCTCTTGCTTGTCACTGGCGACGCATCTTGAAATATTTGGGTTTAGGCTGTTTAAAGCCGCTTACAGATTGGCATCCAAGAATGCTTTCAACTGGCCTTTAGACAAGGCTCCCACCTTCGTGGCCGCAACTTGACCGTCTTTGAATAACAACAGCGTAGGAATACCACGGATACCGAATTTAGGTGCCGTCGCCACATTGTCATCAATATTCAGCTTAGTGATGGTCAATCGACCTTCATACTCTTCAGCAATTTCATCCAGAATCGGAGCAATCATCTTGCACGGACCACACCATTCAGCCCAAAAATCGACCAGAACCGGACCGTCAGCTTTCAGTACGTCAGTGTCGAAACTTTCATCACTCAGGTGAATAATTTTATCGCTCATGTTCTACTCCAAAGGATTGTGTCTACCTCGTTGGTGTAGCATTAACCAACAATAGGATGACTTTATTTCACCGGATACGCTTTCGTAAAGCAATAGTTAGCTGATATTCTACCACACTATGAGCAAAACACACTTGACCGAACAGAAGTTTTCCGACTTCGCCCTGCACCCGCTAGTTACTCAAGCTCTTGAAAGCAAAGGGTTTGAGTATTGCACGCCGATTCAGGCGTTAGCATTGCCAC
The window above is part of the Yersinia massiliensis genome. Proteins encoded here:
- the trxA gene encoding thioredoxin TrxA, yielding MSDKIIHLSDESFDTDVLKADGPVLVDFWAEWCGPCKMIAPILDEIAEEYEGRLTITKLNIDDNVATAPKFGIRGIPTLLLFKDGQVAATKVGALSKGQLKAFLDANL
- the wzzE gene encoding ECA polysaccharide chain length modulation protein codes for the protein MKSESMSTDKTGSPHNEPTVDNELDIRSLCRTLWRGKVWIIGMAILFAAIALGISYLVKQQWSATAITDRPTVNNLGGFYSQQQFLRNLDTRINSGVASEQPGISDEAYSEFITQLAAYDTRRDFWLQSDYYKQRLEGDARADAALLDELVNNIVFTPRDDKKILNDSIKLTAETATDSNKLLRSYIDFANQRAASHLNDEIVGAWAARTQSMKAQVKRQEAVAQAVFNREVTAVQQALKVAGQQGINRNQTDTPAEQLPDSKMFMLGKPMLEARLETLLATGPSFDIDYDQNRAMLATLNVGPTLDKTFQTYRYLRTPEDPVTRDSPRRVFLLIMWGAIGALVGAGVVLVRRTNTQP
- the wecA gene encoding UDP-N-acetylglucosamine--undecaprenyl-phosphate N-acetylglucosaminephosphotransferase, encoding MNLLTMSTEIFVIFLFSLAFLFVARKVAKRIGLVDKPNYRKRHQGLIPLVGGISVFAGICFTFLITNQQIPHFRLYLGCAGLLVFVGALDDRFDISVKIRAFVQAMVGIAMMAIGGLYLRSLGHTFGPWEMVLGPFGYVVTLFAVWAAINAFNMVDGIDGLLGGLSCVSFGAMGALLYQSGQMALALWCFAMIAAILPYILLNLGLLGRRYKVFMGDAGSTLIGFTAIWMLLQTTQGNSHPINPVTALWIIAIPLMDMIAIMYRRLRKGMSPFSPDRQHIHHLIMRAGFTSRQAFVLITLAAAILAAIGVIGERLTFIPEWVMLALFLLAFLLYDYCIKRAWRVARFIKRMKRRMRRASQNKHES
- the rho gene encoding transcription termination factor Rho — protein: MNLTELKNTPVSDLITLGENMGLENLARMRKQDIIFSILKQHAKSGEDIFGDGVLEILQDGFGFLRSADSSYLAGPDDIYVSPSQIRRFNLRTGDTVAGKIRPPKEGERYFALLKVNEVNYDKPENARNKILFENLTPLHANSRLRMERGNGSTEDLTARVLDLASPIGRGQRGLIVAPPKAGKTMLLQNIATSIAYNHPDCVLMVLLIDERPEEVTEMQRLVKGEVIASTFDEPASRHVQVAEMVIEKAKRLVEHKKDVIILLDSITRLARAYNTVVPASGKVLTGGVDANALHRPKRFFGAARNVEEGGSLTIIATALVDTGSKMDEVIYEEFKGTGNMELHLSRKIAEKRVFPAIDFNRSGTRKEELLTTTEELQKMWILRRILHPMGEIDAMEFLISKLATAKTNDQFFDNMRRS